The following proteins are co-located in the Helicobacter acinonychis genome:
- a CDS encoding DEAD/DEAH box helicase: MEFVHDDSQLPIEIDDDAYRKPSFNDLGLKESVLKSVYEAGFTSPSPIQEKAIPAVLQGRDVIAQAQTGTGKTAAFALPIINNLKNNHTIEALVITPTRELAMQISDEIFKLGKHTKTKTVCVYGGQSVKKQCEFIKKNPQVMIATPGRLLDHLKNDRIHKFVPKVVVLDESDEMLDMGFLDDIEEIFDYLPSEAQILLFSATMPEPIKKLADKILENPIKIHIAPSNITNTDITQRFYVINEHERSEAIMHLLDTQAPEKSIVFTRTKKEADELHQFLISKNYKSTALHGDMDQRDRRASIMAFKKNDADVLVATDVASRGLDISGVSHVFNYHLPLNTESYIHRIGRTGRAGKKGMAITLVTPLEYKELLRMQKEIDSEIELFEIPTINENQIIKTLHGAKVSEGVISLYEQLTEIFEPSQLILKLLSLQFETNKIGLNQQEIDAIQNPKERVPKPPHKKTHKTEQAHSFKKSRHRDKYPKTNRYSKKPKRH, encoded by the coding sequence ATGGAATTTGTTCATGATGATTCACAACTCCCCATAGAAATTGATGACGACGCTTACCGTAAGCCTAGTTTCAATGATTTAGGCTTAAAAGAATCGGTTTTAAAATCCGTTTATGAAGCCGGCTTCACTTCCCCAAGCCCCATTCAAGAAAAGGCCATTCCTGCCGTTTTACAAGGTAGAGATGTTATCGCACAAGCCCAAACAGGCACAGGAAAAACCGCCGCTTTCGCTCTGCCTATCATCAATAATCTTAAAAACAACCACACCATAGAAGCCTTAGTGATCACGCCCACTAGAGAATTGGCTATGCAAATTAGCGATGAGATCTTCAAATTAGGCAAACACACCAAGACTAAAACCGTGTGCGTGTATGGAGGGCAGAGCGTTAAAAAACAATGCGAATTTATTAAGAAAAACCCCCAAGTGATGATCGCCACGCCAGGAAGATTATTGGATCATTTAAAAAACGATCGCATCCATAAATTTGTGCCTAAAGTGGTCGTTCTAGATGAAAGCGATGAAATGCTAGATATGGGGTTTTTAGATGATATTGAAGAGATTTTTGACTATCTCCCTAGTGAAGCACAGATCTTGCTTTTTTCAGCCACGATGCCAGAGCCGATTAAAAAACTAGCGGATAAGATTTTAGAAAACCCCATTAAAATCCATATCGCCCCTTCTAATATCACAAACACTGATATTACCCAACGCTTTTATGTGATCAACGAGCATGAAAGATCTGAAGCGATCATGCACCTTTTAGACACCCAAGCACCAGAAAAAAGCATTGTTTTCACGCGCACCAAAAAAGAGGCCGATGAATTGCACCAATTCCTTATTTCCAAAAATTACAAAAGCACCGCCTTGCATGGGGATATGGATCAAAGGGATCGGCGTGCTTCTATCATGGCGTTTAAAAAAAATGACGCTGATGTGTTGGTGGCTACGGATGTGGCGAGCCGTGGGCTAGACATTAGCGGTGTAAGCCATGTGTTCAATTACCACTTACCCCTAAACACTGAGAGTTATATCCATCGCATTGGAAGAACTGGGCGAGCGGGCAAAAAAGGCATGGCGATCACTTTAGTTACGCCTTTAGAATACAAAGAGCTTTTACGCATGCAAAAAGAAATTGATTCAGAAATTGAGCTTTTTGAAATCCCCACCATTAACGAAAATCAGATCATCAAAACCTTACATGGTGCTAAAGTGTCTGAAGGGGTTATTAGCCTTTATGAACAGCTTACCGAAATTTTTGAACCCTCTCAACTGATCTTAAAACTTTTGAGTTTGCAGTTTGAAACCAACAAAATTGGCTTAAACCAACAAGAGATTGATGCGATTCAAAACCCTAAAGAAAGAGTGCCAAAACCCCCACATAAAAAAACGCACAAAACTGAGCAAGCACACTCTTTCAAAAAGAGTCGCCACAGAGACAAATACCCTAAAACGAATCGTTATTCTAAAAAACCCAAACGCCATTAA
- a CDS encoding prohibitin family protein codes for MPIDLNEHLKKKNSQRPPNNPTPDGSNNGGRFTPPSNSFGSKKISVLIVLVLLGVIAFLAKPFEVISSGEIGIKITAGKYEPTPLQPGIHFFVPIIQDILIVDTRIRNINFSRTEDMGVAGKNQGIFRNDAINVMDSRGLTVSIELTVQYRLNPQTTPQTIATYGLSWEQKIINPVVRDVVRSVVGRYPAEDLPIKRNEIAALINSGINKEVSKLPNAPVELSSIQLREIVLPTKIKEQIEKVQIARQESERVKYEVERSKQEAQKQAALAKGEADANRIKAQGVADAIVIEAKAKSQANLSISQSLSDKLLRLRQIEVQGQFNEALKTNNNAQIMLTPGGAVPNIWIDTKSKVKSSIAETKEP; via the coding sequence ATGCCCATTGATTTGAACGAGCATTTAAAAAAGAAAAATTCTCAAAGACCCCCAAACAACCCCACGCCTGATGGATCTAATAATGGAGGGCGTTTCACTCCGCCGTCTAATTCCTTTGGCTCTAAAAAAATATCGGTTTTGATTGTCCTTGTCCTTTTGGGCGTTATCGCTTTTTTAGCCAAGCCTTTTGAAGTGATTAGCTCAGGAGAAATTGGCATTAAAATCACCGCTGGGAAATACGAACCCACCCCCTTGCAGCCGGGAATCCACTTTTTTGTGCCTATCATTCAAGACATTCTCATTGTAGATACAAGAATTAGGAATATCAATTTCTCACGCACCGAAGACATGGGCGTGGCCGGTAAAAATCAAGGGATTTTTAGAAACGACGCTATTAATGTGATGGATAGTAGGGGTTTGACCGTTTCTATTGAACTCACCGTGCAATACCGCCTAAATCCTCAAACCACCCCCCAAACGATCGCCACTTATGGCTTGTCTTGGGAGCAAAAAATCATCAATCCTGTGGTGCGCGATGTGGTACGCTCTGTCGTGGGGCGCTATCCGGCTGAAGATTTACCTATTAAGCGCAACGAGATCGCCGCTCTTATCAATAGTGGTATCAATAAAGAAGTCTCCAAACTCCCTAACGCCCCTGTGGAATTAAGCTCTATCCAATTGAGAGAAATCGTTTTGCCCACTAAAATTAAAGAGCAAATTGAAAAAGTCCAAATCGCGCGCCAAGAATCAGAGAGGGTGAAATACGAGGTGGAACGCTCCAAGCAAGAAGCCCAAAAACAAGCCGCTTTAGCTAAAGGGGAGGCGGACGCTAATAGGATTAAGGCTCAGGGTGTGGCAGATGCGATCGTGATTGAAGCTAAGGCAAAATCTCAAGCCAATTTAAGCATTTCACAGAGTTTGAGCGACAAGCTTTTGAGACTGCGCCAAATTGAAGTTCAAGGTCAGTTTAATGAAGCGTTAAAAACGAATAATAACGCCCAGATCATGCTCACTCCAGGTGGGGCTGTGCCTAATATTTGGATTGACACTAAAAGTAAGGTTAAATCTAGTATTGCTGAGACTAAAGAGCCTTAA
- a CDS encoding DUF2393 family protein → MVSLAFVQAFLESFKGFLSQATLISVLTASVLILFCAILLLLALLLKNRLVSYIVAVAFLGAFLSMPFVLQFLLTQAIYPIETRILHANPLNYSNAFSLQVEVKNNSKFSLNKCFLRLEVLKNPHNFVEERAFKLFVKKSYTKTFKEKILPKESKVFSFFIDNYPYLKTAPYQVSLFCL, encoded by the coding sequence ATGGTGTCTCTTGCCTTTGTCCAAGCTTTTTTGGAGTCTTTTAAGGGTTTTTTGAGCCAAGCGACTTTAATTAGCGTTTTAACAGCGAGCGTTTTGATCCTTTTTTGTGCAATTTTGCTCCTTTTGGCTTTGCTTTTAAAAAACCGCTTGGTCAGTTATATAGTGGCAGTAGCTTTTTTGGGTGCGTTTTTAAGCATGCCTTTTGTCTTACAATTTTTACTCACTCAAGCGATTTACCCCATAGAAACACGCATTTTACACGCTAACCCCCTAAATTATAGCAACGCCTTTTCTTTGCAAGTGGAAGTCAAAAACAATTCCAAATTCAGTTTAAACAAATGCTTTTTACGCTTAGAAGTTCTTAAAAACCCTCATAATTTTGTTGAAGAGCGGGCTTTTAAATTGTTTGTCAAAAAAAGCTATACCAAAACTTTTAAAGAAAAGATCTTGCCTAAAGAATCCAAGGTGTTTTCATTTTTTATTGACAACTACCCTTATTTAAAAACAGCCCCTTATCAAGTTTCTTTGTTTTGTTTGTAG
- a CDS encoding outer membrane protein: MKNHSFKKMITLSLLLASMCLCNAEEDGVFFVIDYQTSLARQELKNPGYIQAQNLKQSLKDGALRLQTAAVPLAFYLDMLANKAKTLVAGANGTMQAGRSQSAQTETNPALEQLAASIGILGGLLNLSQQYADQNIVKPLAIDVGGQEVNITDGMLLAAKSVVFALGQVGLKQNTNNNLYQNLMETMLLGTNGTNGEYNGVSVGDIATGMQKFTSQASLIGADSTISQLDALVNNGVSLAKDTLGLGDFVEQNICNNNVSSCLTNSNYQQGLERSKALVRYNLAQFENASKSLYKISYIPNLSSTKDYRSASMNGFGAKIGYKQFFTEKKNIGLRYYGFVDYGYASFGDTSLKVGTNLVTYGVGTDFLYNFFERSRRREKTSIGLFVGAQIAGQTWDSNVVHLLDGAKPKINSTSFQFLFDLGVRTNFAKRKIRKKRVDQGLEFGVKIPVIAHQYFKAQGSSASYMRNFSFYVGYAVGF; the protein is encoded by the coding sequence TTGAAAAACCACTCCTTTAAGAAAATGATCACCCTTTCTTTATTATTGGCGAGCATGTGTTTGTGTAACGCTGAAGAAGATGGGGTGTTTTTTGTCATTGATTACCAGACGAGTTTGGCCAGACAGGAATTGAAAAATCCAGGCTATATCCAAGCGCAAAATTTAAAACAATCGCTAAAAGATGGGGCTTTGAGATTGCAAACCGCTGCCGTTCCTTTAGCTTTCTACTTGGACATGCTAGCGAATAAGGCTAAAACTCTTGTTGCAGGTGCAAACGGCACGATGCAAGCAGGGCGGTCGCAAAGTGCACAAACTGAAACAAATCCAGCCCTAGAACAATTGGCAGCATCCATAGGCATTTTAGGGGGATTATTAAATTTGTCTCAACAATATGCCGATCAAAATATCGTTAAACCTTTAGCGATAGATGTAGGGGGTCAAGAGGTCAATATCACAGACGGCATGCTTTTAGCGGCTAAAAGCGTTGTTTTTGCGTTAGGGCAGGTGGGTTTGAAGCAAAACACTAACAACAATCTATACCAAAATTTGATGGAAACCATGCTCTTAGGCACGAATGGGACAAATGGCGAATACAACGGTGTGAGCGTGGGCGATATTGCTACAGGTATGCAAAAATTCACTTCGCAAGCGAGCTTGATAGGAGCGGATTCTACCATCAGCCAGCTTGACGCTTTAGTGAATAACGGCGTTTCTTTAGCCAAAGATACTTTAGGGTTAGGGGATTTTGTTGAACAAAATATTTGTAACAATAATGTATCATCGTGCTTGACCAATTCAAATTACCAGCAAGGGCTAGAGCGATCAAAAGCTTTGGTTAGGTATAATTTAGCCCAGTTTGAAAATGCGTCTAAATCCCTTTATAAAATTTCTTATATCCCTAATCTTTCTTCCACTAAAGATTATCGATCAGCGAGCATGAACGGCTTTGGAGCCAAAATTGGCTATAAGCAATTTTTCACTGAAAAGAAAAATATTGGCTTAAGGTATTATGGGTTTGTGGATTATGGCTATGCGAGTTTTGGCGATACGAGTTTAAAGGTGGGAACCAATTTGGTGACTTATGGGGTAGGGACGGACTTTTTATACAATTTCTTTGAACGCTCTAGAAGAAGAGAAAAAACCTCAATCGGTCTTTTTGTGGGTGCACAAATCGCTGGGCAAACTTGGGATTCTAATGTGGTGCACTTGTTGGATGGGGCAAAGCCTAAAATCAATTCCACTTCGTTTCAGTTTTTATTCGATCTAGGCGTGCGCACCAACTTTGCAAAAAGGAAGATTCGTAAGAAAAGGGTCGATCAGGGGTTGGAATTTGGGGTGAAAATCCCTGTCATCGCCCATCAGTATTTTAAGGCTCAAGGCTCAAGCGCGAGCTATATGCGTAATTTTAGCTTCTATGTGGGCTATGCAGTGGGTTTTTAA
- a CDS encoding outer membrane protein, producing the protein MKKANTKEIENTRMKKGQYQTLKKGLLKTALLFSLPLSVVLAEYDGFYMGIGYQIGAAQQSVNNEGSTLRNNVINDFRQVGVDIAGGNGLLRVASNTMMNALLGLGDQIISDDNAGNTSNTQLTKFKQLLPQIKQRYEADKNAYTIQALQSYLNDLLYNLVTSNTSGNNNSKIGAVYAKTITTLHEAQSNFNLLATASVGLLNALTRVSINSDSAFLNGLLERMQLFNATSAEELGTIATSLNKSGATGVALQTDVQAIMNQIRAYQGNLQQLKDSLNGYNEPYLPQFGSGKSSQHGVSNGIGVQMGYKQFFGGKKNVGLRYYAFFDYGFTQLGNLNSTINANIFTYGVGTDFLWNIFRRVFSDQSLHIGVFGGIQLAGTTWDSSLKNQIQNSFQKKPTPTNFQFLFNLGLRAHFASTMHRRFLSASQSVQHGVEFGVKIPTINQKYLRANGADVDYRRLYAFYINYTIGF; encoded by the coding sequence ATGAAAAAAGCGAATACAAAAGAGATAGAGAATACAAGAATGAAAAAGGGTCAATACCAAACACTCAAAAAAGGGCTTTTAAAAACCGCTCTGCTTTTTAGCCTTCCTTTAAGCGTGGTGTTAGCTGAATACGATGGCTTTTATATGGGGATAGGCTATCAAATCGGTGCTGCACAACAGAGCGTCAATAATGAGGGCAGCACCTTAAGGAACAATGTTATCAATGACTTCCGTCAAGTGGGCGTGGACATTGCAGGGGGTAATGGGCTTTTAAGGGTAGCGTCTAACACGATGATGAACGCTCTTTTAGGGTTAGGCGATCAAATCATCAGCGATGATAATGCGGGTAACACTAGCAACACGCAACTAACCAAATTCAAGCAATTGCTCCCTCAAATCAAGCAACGCTATGAAGCGGATAAAAACGCTTATACCATTCAAGCCTTGCAATCATATTTGAACGATTTGCTCTATAACCTAGTAACGAGTAATACTAGTGGTAATAATAACAGCAAAATCGGTGCAGTCTATGCAAAAACGATAACAACTCTCCATGAAGCTCAAAGCAACTTCAACCTTTTAGCCACAGCGAGCGTGGGGCTTTTGAACGCGCTCACGAGGGTGAGTATCAACAGCGATTCGGCGTTTTTAAATGGGCTTTTAGAACGGATGCAACTTTTTAACGCCACTTCTGCAGAAGAGTTGGGCACGATTGCAACGAGTTTGAATAAGAGCGGTGCTACAGGAGTTGCACTCCAAACGGATGTGCAAGCTATCATGAATCAGATCCGAGCTTATCAAGGGAATTTGCAGCAGTTAAAAGACAGCTTGAATGGATACAATGAGCCTTATTTGCCTCAGTTTGGGTCAGGCAAAAGCTCTCAGCATGGGGTGAGTAATGGCATTGGCGTTCAAATGGGCTATAAGCAATTTTTTGGGGGTAAGAAAAATGTAGGCTTACGATACTACGCTTTCTTTGATTATGGCTTTACGCAATTAGGCAACCTTAATAGCACCATTAACGCCAATATCTTCACTTATGGTGTGGGCACGGACTTTTTATGGAATATCTTTAGGAGGGTTTTTAGCGATCAATCCTTGCATATTGGGGTGTTTGGGGGCATTCAATTAGCGGGCACCACTTGGGATAGCTCTTTAAAAAATCAAATCCAAAACTCGTTTCAAAAAAAACCCACTCCTACGAATTTCCAGTTTTTGTTTAATCTGGGCTTAAGGGCTCATTTTGCAAGCACCATGCACCGCCGGTTTTTGAGCGCGTCTCAAAGCGTTCAGCATGGGGTGGAATTTGGCGTGAAAATCCCAACGATCAATCAAAAGTATTTGAGGGCGAATGGGGCTGATGTGGATTATAGGCGTTTGTATGCGTTCTATATCAATTACACGATAGGTTTTTA